A region from the Rufibacter sp. DG15C genome encodes:
- a CDS encoding TonB-dependent receptor domain-containing protein produces MKKIVQLLVVFALPVAVQAQTAVVQDKSNLTPLVGVSVVPTTGGGTVQTDSRGRFRLDEFRPSDSLRFERSDYQPRTLAVSQLKTMQYRVLLSERSYSLNEVVVSASKFEEKRADVPQQIQVLKSRELAFQNNQTTADVLQQSGQVLVQKSQAGGGSPILRGFEANKVLMVMDGVRLNNAIYRGGHLQNVITVDNAALEKVEVVFGPGSVVYGSDALGGVVHFYTKNPVLSDSVGQTRFTGNAYTRYSTANQEKTAHVDVAFGGQRWGSLTSLTISDFDDLRQGAKRNPFYGNWGLRPFYAERVDGKDVMVPNDNINVQKQSGYQQYDVLQKVLFQASPSTSHVLNLQYSTSSNIPRYDRLTEVDGKGIVKSAQWYYGPQERLMAAYTVATKGTGWLENLRTTLAYQSIAESRNNRSFGKTLLQHRKEHVDIFTLNVDASRLLGEHELRYGLEGTYNDVQSRAYGEHIDTGERSALDTRYPSGGSDMRSAAAYFTHTWEISPRWILSDGIRISRVELNADFTDKRFFNFPFDEVSQKNTALNGNLGLVFQPGHDWRLAAVVSSGFRAPNVDDLAKVFESVAGQVVVPNADLKPEYTYNTELTLGKTIQQNIHLEGTGFYTWYRDAITTQPFLYNGQPEIEYNGQVSRVTANVNANKAYIYGFSGSLSADVTQAFRLASTLTYTYGRIQAEASEIPLDHIAPVFGKTSLYLTLPKFRSEFFVQYNGWKRLEDYNPVGEDNLQYATPQGVPAWYTLNLRTSYQFHPKLQVQAALENILDQFYRVYASGVSSPGRNFVLTLRSNF; encoded by the coding sequence ATGAAAAAAATAGTTCAGCTGCTGGTGGTGTTCGCGCTACCGGTGGCAGTGCAGGCGCAGACCGCCGTAGTGCAGGATAAAAGTAATCTAACCCCGCTGGTAGGAGTGAGCGTGGTGCCCACCACGGGCGGCGGCACCGTGCAAACCGACAGCAGAGGACGGTTCAGGCTAGACGAGTTCCGGCCATCAGACAGCCTTCGGTTTGAGCGCTCAGATTACCAGCCGCGCACTTTGGCGGTGAGTCAGTTAAAGACCATGCAGTACCGCGTCTTGCTTTCAGAGAGAAGCTATTCTCTCAATGAGGTGGTGGTGTCTGCCAGCAAGTTTGAAGAGAAGCGCGCCGATGTGCCCCAGCAGATTCAGGTGTTGAAATCCCGCGAGCTAGCCTTCCAGAACAACCAGACCACGGCAGACGTGTTGCAGCAAAGCGGCCAGGTGTTGGTGCAGAAAAGCCAGGCCGGCGGCGGCAGCCCCATTCTGCGTGGCTTTGAGGCCAACAAGGTCTTGATGGTGATGGACGGGGTGCGCCTGAACAACGCCATTTACCGCGGCGGCCACCTGCAGAACGTGATTACCGTAGACAATGCCGCCCTGGAGAAAGTAGAAGTGGTGTTCGGGCCGGGCTCGGTGGTGTACGGCTCAGATGCCTTGGGCGGAGTGGTGCATTTCTATACCAAGAACCCGGTCTTATCTGACAGCGTTGGGCAGACCAGGTTCACCGGCAATGCCTATACCCGCTATTCCACCGCCAATCAAGAGAAAACCGCGCACGTAGACGTGGCCTTCGGTGGGCAGCGCTGGGGAAGTTTGACCAGCCTTACCATTTCAGACTTTGACGACCTGCGCCAGGGCGCGAAGCGAAATCCGTTCTACGGGAACTGGGGACTTAGACCATTCTATGCCGAACGCGTCGATGGAAAAGATGTGATGGTGCCCAATGACAACATCAATGTGCAGAAGCAGAGCGGCTACCAGCAGTATGACGTCTTGCAGAAAGTGCTGTTCCAAGCCAGCCCTAGTACGTCACATGTCTTGAACCTTCAATATTCCACCTCATCCAATATTCCCAGGTATGACCGCTTAACCGAGGTGGACGGTAAAGGCATTGTGAAAAGTGCCCAGTGGTACTACGGTCCGCAGGAGCGCCTCATGGCCGCGTACACGGTTGCCACCAAAGGAACAGGCTGGCTGGAGAACCTGCGCACCACGCTGGCCTACCAAAGCATTGCTGAGAGCCGGAACAACCGCAGCTTCGGGAAGACTTTGCTGCAGCACCGCAAAGAGCACGTGGACATCTTTACCCTGAACGTAGACGCCAGCCGTTTGCTGGGCGAGCATGAGTTGCGCTACGGTCTGGAGGGTACCTACAATGACGTGCAATCCCGCGCGTACGGCGAACACATAGACACTGGCGAACGCTCTGCCCTGGACACCCGCTACCCGAGCGGTGGTTCTGACATGCGCTCTGCCGCCGCCTACTTTACCCACACCTGGGAAATCAGCCCGCGCTGGATTCTGTCTGACGGCATTCGTATTAGCCGCGTAGAACTGAACGCCGATTTCACCGATAAGCGGTTCTTCAATTTCCCGTTTGACGAGGTGAGCCAGAAGAACACCGCCCTGAATGGTAACCTGGGACTGGTGTTTCAGCCGGGGCATGACTGGCGACTGGCGGCCGTGGTCTCCTCTGGTTTTAGAGCGCCTAACGTGGATGACTTAGCCAAGGTGTTTGAATCAGTGGCTGGGCAAGTAGTAGTCCCTAACGCTGACTTGAAACCAGAATACACTTACAACACAGAGCTCACCCTTGGCAAGACCATCCAGCAGAACATACATCTGGAGGGAACCGGTTTCTATACCTGGTACCGTGACGCCATCACCACGCAACCCTTCCTGTACAATGGTCAGCCCGAGATTGAGTACAACGGCCAAGTGAGTCGCGTAACCGCCAATGTGAACGCCAACAAAGCCTACATCTACGGGTTCTCAGGAAGCCTCTCAGCCGACGTGACGCAGGCCTTCAGACTGGCTTCCACGCTTACCTACACCTACGGCCGCATCCAAGCCGAGGCTAGCGAGATTCCGCTGGACCACATTGCGCCGGTGTTCGGGAAGACTAGTTTGTATTTGACTCTGCCTAAGTTCAGGTCTGAATTTTTTGTGCAGTACAACGGCTGGAAACGCCTGGAAGACTACAACCCCGTAGGCGAAGACAACTTGCAGTATGCTACTCCGCAGGGCGTTCCGGCATGGTACACCTTGAACCTGCGCACCTCGTACCAGTTTCATCCTAAGCTACAGGTTCAGGCTGCGCTGGAGAATATTCTGGACCAGTTCTACCGCGTCTATGCTTCTGGTGTAAGTTCTCCCGGTAGGAATTTCGTGTTGACGTTGCGGAGTAATTTTTAG
- a CDS encoding RDD family protein, producing the protein MITQTAEMKGQPVKLAPRARRIIAFLIDHFVITSLLVALTFLGIGPDFLNERPDISTLLSLVLVPGFILYFLKDSIKGRSLGKWSMGLMIRKNHDTTEVPSLGSLFVRNLFLIIWPIEALVLLASQGKRRIGDRVTNSVVLIDPEKPAQWKRMLPLIGACFAFCFFILMFVGVAIKSSDAYKTAIDGIEQDKELQKETGGIIGYGWMPSGNISIKNGYGEGQLQIHVKGKERDVNVQVYLTKDANHGWEVEEIEN; encoded by the coding sequence ATGATAACTCAAACAGCAGAAATGAAAGGCCAGCCCGTAAAGCTGGCTCCTAGAGCCAGGAGAATAATCGCTTTTCTAATAGATCATTTTGTCATTACTTCCCTTTTGGTGGCATTAACCTTTTTAGGTATTGGTCCAGATTTTTTGAATGAGCGCCCAGATATTTCTACACTCTTGAGTTTAGTTCTTGTGCCTGGTTTTATACTCTATTTTCTGAAGGATTCTATAAAAGGAAGAAGCCTTGGTAAATGGAGCATGGGATTAATGATCAGGAAAAACCATGATACCACAGAGGTTCCATCTCTAGGTAGTTTGTTTGTTAGAAACTTGTTTCTGATTATTTGGCCCATTGAGGCTCTGGTATTATTGGCCAGTCAAGGAAAAAGGAGGATAGGAGATAGAGTGACCAATTCAGTTGTCCTTATTGACCCAGAAAAGCCTGCCCAGTGGAAACGAATGTTGCCTTTGATTGGAGCATGCTTTGCCTTTTGCTTCTTCATTTTAATGTTTGTGGGCGTGGCCATAAAAAGCTCTGATGCTTACAAAACAGCCATTGATGGCATAGAGCAGGACAAAGAATTGCAAAAAGAGACGGGCGGAATTATAGGCTATGGTTGGATGCCCAGTGGTAATATTAGTATAAAAAATGGCTATGGAGAAGGCCAGTTACAAATACACGTGAAGGGGAAGGAGCGTGATGTAAATGTACAGGTCTACTTAACCAAAGACGCCAACCACGGTTGGGAAGTAGAAGAAATAGAAAATTAG